From one Triticum aestivum cultivar Chinese Spring chromosome 4B, IWGSC CS RefSeq v2.1, whole genome shotgun sequence genomic stretch:
- the LOC123093698 gene encoding uncharacterized protein, which translates to MSSPSAAASSPAPALDGGVILEEILEEILLRLPPQPSSLPRASLVCTRWRRILSSPGFLSRFREHHGRNNPPPLLGFFDEEFRRDKRPIFKPTTMGRWDRIPPARFSAPWIRGEGWAFLGCRHGLALLICQKRREAVVWDPLTGHQRRLAFPPGFCRKKGRFVQNAAVMCAAAVEDGHVQGDCRFTPFRLALVGSDSDGTHKFACLYESESGVWGDVVSLETTRSTCVCVAKPSVLVRNSFCWLVSGGGILEFDFESQRLVMIQKPADVNVADYHWSFLVVRTQHSGLGLAVFSEPDYQSGIIQLWERKSNRDGVVGWELQKTIQLDGLFSFGLTGGPNAFKMQGYDEDSNAILLSTFYGEYMLQLESMQFINLIEHQSGCIFTRTYYPYRNFYVIGSGIGGRDGGAEISMH; encoded by the coding sequence ATGAGCAgcccctccgccgccgcatcgtcgccggcgcccgcgctgGACGGCGGCGTCATCCTCGAAGAGATCCTCgaggagatcctcctccgcctccccccgCAGCCGTCCTCCCTTCCGCGCGCATCCCTCGTGTGCACGCGCTGGCGCCGCATCCTCTCCAGCCCCGGCTTCCTCAGCCGCTTCCGCGAGCACCACGGCCGGAACAACCCACCGCCGCTGCTCGGCTTCTTCGACGAGGAATTCCGCAGAGACAAGCGGCCCATCTTCAAGCCCACGACGATGGGCCGGTGGGACCGCATCCCGCCCGCGCGCTTCTCGGCGCCATGGATTCGCGGCGAGGGCTGGGCGTTTCTCGGCTGCCGCCATGGCCTGGCCCTCCTCATCTGCCAGAAGCGCCGCGAGGCCGTTGTGTGGGACCCCCTCACCGGCCACCAGCGCCGCCTTGCGTTTCCACCAGGGTTCTGCAGGAAAAAGGGGAGGTTCGTCCAGAACGCGGCGGTGATGTGCGCCGCCGCCGTCGAAGACGGGCATGTGCAGGGTGACTGCCGCTTCACCCCATTTAGATTGGCCTTGGTAGGCAGCGATTCTGACGGCACACACAAGTTTGCTTGCCTCTATGAGTCGGAGTCCGGTGTGTGGGGGGATGTTGTCTCACTAGAGACCACACGTTCGACATGTGTATGTGTTGCAAAACCCAGCGTCCTGGTTAGAAATTCATTTTGCTGGCTGGTTTCTGGAGGTGGCATCCTCGAGTTTGATTTTGAAAGCCAGCGCCTTGTGATGATCCAGAAGCCGGCagacgttaatgttgcagactacCACTGGTCCTTTCTCGTTGTACGGACACAGCACAGCGGTCTGGGCCTTGCTGTTTTTTCCGAGCCAGATTATCAGAGCGGTATCATCCAATTATGGGAGAGAAAATCTAACCGTGATGGTGTTGTTGGATGGGAACTGCAGAAAACCATTCAGCTAGATGGGCTCTTTTCATTTGGACTGACCGGGGGGCCAAATGCGTTTAAGATGCAGGGGTATGATGAGGACAGCAATGCGATTTTGCTATCAACGTTTTACGGTGAATACATGCTCCAGCTTGAGTCCATGCAGTTTATAAATCTTATCGAACACCAGAGCGGTTGCATTTTTACCAGGACCTATTATCCGTACAGAAATTTCTATGTTATAG